In Neisseria animalis, a single window of DNA contains:
- the trhA gene encoding PAQR family membrane homeostasis protein TrhA: MYHGERFNAYSHLAGALLAGAGLVLLIMKAVQDFDPYKLAGAVTYGVCLLLLYAGSTLYHSIPQPKAKTVLQKVDHCMIYLLIAGSYTPFTLVTLKGGWGWSLFGVSWGLALVGIVQELTIGLRSETRRLSLLIYVVMGWLILVALYPLAKTLSAAGLFWLALGGLLYSVGIYWFVNDEKIKHGHGIWHLFVLGGSLAQFVCIYFYVI; encoded by the coding sequence ATGTATCACGGCGAGCGTTTTAATGCGTACAGCCATTTGGCGGGTGCGCTGCTGGCAGGGGCGGGCTTGGTGCTGCTGATTATGAAGGCGGTGCAGGATTTCGATCCGTATAAGCTGGCAGGAGCGGTAACCTACGGAGTGTGCCTGTTACTGCTGTATGCCGGCTCGACGCTGTACCACAGTATTCCGCAGCCTAAGGCGAAGACGGTGTTGCAGAAGGTGGATCATTGTATGATTTATCTGCTGATTGCCGGCAGCTATACGCCGTTTACGCTGGTTACGCTTAAGGGCGGCTGGGGTTGGTCGCTGTTCGGAGTGTCGTGGGGGCTGGCGCTGGTGGGAATTGTGCAGGAATTAACCATCGGCTTGCGGAGTGAAACGCGCAGGTTGTCGCTGCTGATTTATGTGGTGATGGGCTGGCTGATTCTGGTGGCCTTGTATCCGTTGGCGAAAACCTTGTCGGCGGCCGGGCTGTTTTGGCTGGCGTTGGGCGGTTTGCTGTACAGCGTGGGGATTTATTGGTTTGTGAACGATGAGAAAATCAAACACGGACACGGCATTTGGCATTTGTTTGTGCTCGGCGGCAGTTTGGCGCAGTTTGTGTGTATTTATTTTTATGTGATTTGA
- a CDS encoding GrxB family glutaredoxin: MKLYIYDHCPFCVRARMIFGLRALPLETEILLNDDEETPVSMIGAKQVPILQKADGLFMGESLDIVRYVDELAGKGRLQEEIRPELQAWLDKVGEYGNKLVQPRMVKIGLPEFATREAVKYFVDKKEKNIGNFAANLDKTAKYLARIHADLQELEPLVGDENLGVGGEVSMEDILLFPVLRNLTIVRGIEWPQKVMDYLMWMSEASGVDMYFDRAL; encoded by the coding sequence ATGAAACTGTATATTTACGACCATTGTCCGTTTTGTGTCCGTGCCCGCATGATTTTCGGCTTGCGCGCGCTGCCTCTGGAAACGGAAATTCTGTTGAACGATGATGAAGAAACGCCGGTTTCGATGATTGGTGCGAAACAGGTGCCGATTCTGCAAAAAGCAGACGGCCTGTTTATGGGCGAGAGCTTGGATATTGTGCGCTATGTTGACGAACTGGCGGGTAAAGGCCGTCTGCAAGAGGAAATCCGCCCCGAATTGCAGGCTTGGTTGGACAAAGTGGGCGAATACGGCAATAAATTGGTGCAGCCGCGCATGGTGAAAATCGGCCTGCCGGAATTTGCCACGCGGGAAGCGGTAAAATATTTTGTAGACAAAAAAGAAAAAAACATCGGCAATTTTGCTGCCAATCTCGACAAAACCGCGAAATATCTGGCGCGCATTCATGCCGATTTGCAGGAGCTGGAACCGCTGGTTGGTGACGAGAACTTGGGTGTCGGCGGTGAAGTGTCGATGGAAGATATTCTGCTGTTTCCGGTGTTGCGTAACCTGACCATCGTGCGTGGTATCGAGTGGCCGCAAAAAGTGATGGACTACTTGATGTGGATGAGCGAAGCAAGCGGTGTGGATATGTATTTCGACCGCGCTTTGTAA
- a CDS encoding RelA/SpoT family protein — MTQHASNIAPDLNHYREWFEAYLARQNEQDAALLQTALSLAEQHYPADLLTFSGEPVMSNVFGAAKMVNEMDLLPDAVAATLLSSISLCLPDWQTVVTEQCNATVTELVKGIDEVHKLTQFAKVDSLATPEERAQQAETMRKMLLAMVTDIRIVLIKLAMRTRTMQYIGVLPDSPEKRAIAKETLDIFAPLANRLGVWQLKWQLEDLGFRHQEPEKYKEIAKLLDEKRTERLEYIENFLNILRGELSKFNIRFEVAGRPKHIYSIYKKMVKKKLDFDGLYDIRAVRILVETIPECYTTLGIVHSLWQPVPGEFDDYIANPKGNGYKSLHTVIVGPEDKGVEVQIRTFDMHQFNEFGVAAHWRYKEGGKGDSAYEQKIAWLRQLLDWRENMAESGKEDLAAAFKTELFHDTIYVLTPHGKVLSLPAGATPIDLAYALHSSIGDRCRGAKVEGQIVPLSTPLENGQRVEIITAKEGKPSVNWLHEGWVKSNKAISKIRAYIRQQNADTVREDGRTQLDKQLVKTNPKPNLQELAEKLGFKKLDELYTAIGQGEVTPRAIQKACGLLNEPPPAPVTETTIVKQSKIKKGGKNGVLVDGEDGLMTTLAKCCKPAPPDDIIGFVTRERGISVHRITCPEIRHLAEQSPDKVLNASWAAMQEGQVFAVDIEIRAQDRNGLLRDVSDALARHKLNVTAVQTQSRDLEASMRFTLEVKQVNDLPRVLASLGDVKGVLSVTRL; from the coding sequence ATGACACAGCACGCCAGCAACATCGCTCCGGATTTAAACCATTACCGCGAATGGTTCGAAGCCTATCTTGCCCGTCAAAACGAGCAAGATGCCGCCCTTTTGCAGACGGCCTTATCGCTGGCGGAGCAGCATTATCCCGCCGATTTGCTCACTTTCAGCGGCGAGCCGGTAATGAGCAACGTATTCGGTGCGGCAAAAATGGTCAACGAAATGGACTTGCTGCCCGATGCCGTGGCCGCCACCCTGCTTTCCAGCATCTCCCTCTGCCTGCCCGACTGGCAAACCGTCGTTACCGAACAATGCAACGCCACCGTTACCGAATTAGTCAAAGGCATAGACGAAGTACACAAACTGACCCAATTCGCCAAAGTCGACAGCCTCGCCACGCCGGAAGAACGCGCCCAACAAGCCGAAACCATGCGCAAAATGCTGCTGGCCATGGTTACGGACATCCGCATCGTGCTGATCAAACTCGCCATGCGTACCCGCACCATGCAATACATCGGCGTTTTGCCCGACAGCCCCGAAAAACGCGCCATCGCCAAAGAAACACTGGATATTTTCGCACCGCTCGCCAACCGCTTGGGCGTATGGCAGCTCAAATGGCAGCTCGAAGATTTGGGTTTCCGCCACCAAGAACCTGAAAAATACAAAGAAATCGCCAAGCTCCTCGATGAAAAGCGTACCGAACGCCTGGAATACATTGAAAACTTCCTCAATATCCTGCGCGGCGAACTCTCCAAGTTCAACATCCGTTTCGAAGTAGCCGGACGGCCGAAGCACATTTACTCCATTTACAAAAAAATGGTGAAGAAAAAGCTCGATTTCGACGGCCTCTACGACATCCGTGCCGTGCGGATTCTGGTGGAAACCATTCCCGAATGCTACACCACGCTGGGCATCGTCCACAGCCTGTGGCAGCCCGTGCCCGGCGAATTCGACGACTACATCGCCAACCCCAAAGGCAACGGCTACAAAAGCCTGCATACCGTCATCGTCGGCCCCGAAGACAAAGGCGTGGAAGTCCAAATCCGCACCTTCGACATGCACCAGTTCAACGAATTCGGCGTGGCCGCCCACTGGCGTTATAAAGAAGGCGGCAAAGGCGATTCCGCCTACGAACAGAAAATCGCATGGTTGCGCCAACTGCTCGACTGGCGCGAAAACATGGCCGAAAGCGGCAAAGAAGACCTCGCCGCCGCCTTCAAAACCGAACTCTTCCACGATACAATTTACGTTCTGACCCCGCACGGCAAAGTCCTGTCGCTGCCCGCCGGCGCAACCCCCATCGACCTCGCCTACGCCCTGCACAGCAGCATAGGAGACCGCTGCCGCGGCGCAAAAGTAGAGGGGCAGATTGTGCCCCTTTCCACCCCGCTGGAAAACGGCCAGCGCGTGGAAATCATCACCGCCAAAGAAGGCAAACCGTCGGTCAACTGGCTGCACGAAGGCTGGGTCAAATCCAACAAAGCCATCAGCAAAATCCGCGCCTACATCCGCCAGCAAAACGCCGACACCGTGCGCGAAGACGGCCGCACCCAGCTTGACAAACAACTGGTCAAAACCAACCCCAAACCCAATCTTCAAGAATTGGCGGAAAAGCTCGGCTTTAAAAAGCTCGACGAGCTCTACACCGCCATCGGACAGGGAGAGGTCACCCCGCGTGCGATTCAAAAAGCCTGCGGCCTTTTGAACGAACCGCCGCCTGCTCCCGTTACCGAAACCACCATCGTCAAGCAATCGAAAATCAAAAAAGGCGGCAAAAACGGCGTATTGGTTGACGGCGAAGACGGCCTGATGACCACCTTGGCGAAATGCTGCAAACCCGCGCCGCCCGACGACATCATCGGCTTCGTTACCCGCGAGCGCGGCATTTCCGTACACCGCATAACCTGCCCCGAAATCCGCCATCTGGCCGAACAATCGCCCGACAAAGTATTAAACGCAAGCTGGGCGGCCATGCAGGAAGGCCAAGTATTTGCCGTGGATATCGAAATCCGCGCCCAAGACCGCAACGGCCTGCTGCGCGACGTATCCGACGCACTGGCGCGCCACAAACTGAATGTTACCGCCGTACAAACCCAGTCGCGCGATCTTGAAGCCAGTATGCGTTTCACATTGGAAGTCAAACAAGTCAACGACTTACCGCGCGTATTGGCAAGTTTGGGCGATGTCAAAGGCGTATTGAGCGTCACACGCCTGTAA